One Streptomyces hundungensis DNA segment encodes these proteins:
- a CDS encoding AraC family transcriptional regulator has product MKNGHRAVRELPYSPAVGSPHGVEVLSFAALRSMDAQRRRVLPQRPAFHVLALVTSGSGNHEADFRSSPLAEGSAVWIRPGMVHRWSDVEDCDGPLVLFRPGFLPDSTALEALAPTCWHLDKTRLGLALYAVEHLCREHATAARLPHLASPALLSHLLAALVLRALPDQLAQRDSPPPDNRTKDVFRAYQAAVEEHCTDWHQVADYATALGYGVRTLTRATRALKGMGAKTYLDQRILLEAKRLLAHTDVPVEGCARRLGFRDVANFTTFFRRQAGVPPAAWRTAYAATHTARGV; this is encoded by the coding sequence GTGAAAAACGGACATCGAGCTGTACGGGAGCTGCCCTACTCCCCCGCCGTCGGCTCACCCCACGGTGTGGAGGTCCTCTCGTTCGCCGCGCTGCGTTCCATGGACGCGCAGCGCCGTCGAGTGCTCCCGCAACGGCCCGCCTTCCACGTCCTCGCCCTGGTCACCTCGGGCTCCGGCAACCACGAGGCGGACTTCCGCTCCTCGCCGCTGGCGGAGGGCAGCGCCGTGTGGATCCGACCCGGCATGGTGCACCGCTGGAGCGACGTCGAGGACTGCGACGGTCCGCTGGTCCTCTTCCGCCCCGGGTTTCTCCCCGACTCGACCGCCCTGGAGGCTCTGGCCCCGACGTGCTGGCATCTTGACAAGACTCGTCTGGGCCTTGCTCTGTACGCAGTCGAGCATCTCTGCCGTGAGCACGCCACGGCAGCCCGCCTCCCGCACCTGGCGTCCCCTGCCCTGCTCTCCCATCTGCTCGCGGCACTGGTCCTGCGAGCGCTTCCCGACCAGCTCGCCCAGAGAGACTCGCCTCCGCCCGACAACCGGACCAAGGACGTGTTCCGCGCCTACCAAGCCGCCGTCGAGGAGCACTGCACCGACTGGCACCAAGTCGCCGATTACGCAACGGCTTTGGGCTACGGCGTGCGGACCCTCACCCGCGCGACCCGTGCCCTCAAGGGCATGGGCGCGAAGACGTACCTCGACCAACGCATTCTCCTGGAAGCCAAAAGACTGCTCGCCCACACCGACGTGCCCGTCGAGGGCTGCGCCCGGCGCCTCGGCTTTCGGGACGTCGCAAACTTCACCACGTTCTTCCGACGCCAAGCAGGCGTGCCACCTGCGGCCTGGCGAACCGCTTACGCGGCGACGCACACGGCCCGCGGCGTCTGA
- a CDS encoding serine hydrolase domain-containing protein: MRVRARAATLLVGLCAVAVSGIFPAGAADQSSAPPPVGLKEAVEQTVADGFPGVVAYARRGERESRTAAGLADTASGERARPDQRFRIASNTKSFVSTVLLQLEGEGRLSLDDSVEKWLPGVVQGNGNSGKAITVRQLLNHTSGIYDPTEEREFFAPYLERKDWDYVYTPREVIARAVRHEPLFAPGTGWSYSNTNYLLAGLVIEAVTDHSAPSEIRRRILTPLGLKDTSFPVTDPALHGPHLHGYDLAGQDVTRFSPSYDWTAGAMLSTVDDLARFHRALFTGKLLHPAQQRELLTTVRFPKKPAYGLGVQRMDVPCGSEPDSARISTWETDGAGPGFTSVSLTTADGKRQLVLAANVYDLGAELKGERPIPQSEGLGKAQRAALCD; the protein is encoded by the coding sequence GTGAGGGTACGTGCGCGGGCGGCGACGCTGTTGGTGGGACTTTGCGCGGTGGCCGTCTCGGGGATCTTCCCGGCGGGCGCCGCGGACCAGTCGTCGGCTCCGCCACCCGTCGGCCTCAAGGAGGCCGTAGAGCAGACGGTCGCGGACGGATTCCCCGGTGTCGTGGCGTACGCCAGGCGCGGAGAGCGGGAGTCGCGGACCGCGGCCGGGCTCGCGGACACGGCGAGCGGCGAGCGAGCACGGCCGGACCAGCGGTTCCGGATCGCCAGCAACACCAAGTCCTTTGTGTCGACGGTGCTGTTGCAGCTGGAGGGCGAAGGACGGCTCTCGCTGGACGACAGCGTGGAGAAGTGGCTGCCCGGCGTGGTCCAGGGAAACGGAAACTCCGGGAAAGCCATCACCGTCCGGCAACTGCTCAACCACACCTCGGGCATATACGACCCGACCGAGGAGCGGGAGTTCTTCGCCCCCTATCTCGAGCGCAAGGACTGGGACTACGTTTACACCCCTCGGGAGGTGATCGCCCGCGCCGTCCGGCACGAGCCACTCTTCGCGCCCGGCACTGGGTGGTCGTACTCCAACACCAACTATCTCCTCGCCGGTCTGGTCATCGAGGCAGTCACAGATCACAGTGCGCCCTCCGAAATCCGGCGCCGGATCCTCACCCCGCTCGGCCTGAAGGACACCTCCTTCCCGGTGACCGACCCCGCCCTTCACGGCCCCCATCTGCACGGTTACGACCTCGCGGGACAGGATGTGACCCGGTTCAGCCCGTCGTACGACTGGACCGCCGGCGCCATGCTCTCCACCGTCGACGACCTGGCTCGTTTCCACCGCGCCCTGTTCACCGGAAAGCTGCTGCACCCCGCCCAGCAGCGTGAACTCCTGACGACGGTGCGGTTCCCCAAGAAACCGGCGTACGGACTCGGCGTGCAGCGCATGGACGTGCCGTGCGGCTCGGAGCCGGACAGTGCGCGGATCAGCACCTGGGAGACCGACGGCGCCGGACCAGGCTTCACCAGCGTCTCCCTCACCACCGCCGACGGGAAGCGACAGCTGGTCCTCGCCGCCAATGTCTACGACCTCGGTGCGGAGTTGAAGGGCGAGCGGCCCATCCCGCAGAGCGAAGGACTGGGGAAGGCGCAGCGAGCAGCCCTGTGCGACTGA
- a CDS encoding AfsR/SARP family transcriptional regulator, whose product MKFGLLGPLHAQIAERAVQLNGPRQAKVLAALLIDANSTVSLERLVAVMWDADAPATAVRQVQDAVSGLRRNLTACGAPRSLISTHRGGYAIHVARDQLDLLEFDHERHLAGQQVAPREAAVALRRALACWRGSALMDISSRVLEIDAARLNERRAATHKQCLAIELDLGRHREVIDELADLLREHPYDEDVAQHLIVALYRCRRQGEALQVYERLRRTLADELGVDPTPSLQALHRRILTGDPALTPPDPAPAPAPDRAPEPLPAPDRMPDATADGVAAPTADRTPGPRADRAPDPTPAPTPGSAHGPATERPADSDRHPSHTSAPQHQDTMTGPVMVLPVRQLPLDVPDFVGRADALDEIAGLLDESAPKRAPVAVVVGGPGVGKSCLVTHAARLARGGFPDGQLYLNLAATSDEPRDPGLMLAEALRALSIAGSAIPNSLVERAALYRSLLVDRRMLVVLDDAGHADQVVPLLPGADGCAVLITSRALLTQLPGARHIDLDVLRRAEARELFTGIVGRDRVEREPGEADAILDCCGNLPLAIRIASGKLTGRPAWSLRVLRERIEDESRRLAELRIGDLSVRASVELSLRLLPADAVRALSLLGLLGAYTLPGWVVGPLLDRPDGEEVLDILVDASLVRLVATDALGEPRYRLHDLIRTCAVEIAAPLATADKRDAIVRVLSVWLDLVRRGTDRLPGGLLAAPRGTAPRRSLPDTVVERLMADAFGWFDVERDNLLGTVKLAVDWGLDELAWELAAGTATYYDHRCLYQDWQHGHRLALDAAEAAGNATGASVLLRGLGQLHIYQDEYDRATRALEASIELCRDTGDKRGEALSLATLSTVSRVQGRDAEALDRVEEALAIAVGEGDRHIEAQLSCSMGVMRLMQGELDEAESWFTGALRLARDLDDEHRVAVVLRRFSRLHDRRADPDEALHCLRQALATFEKLADERCAGYTLLEVGRVYAGQDDRNRATPALERAAALFHRHGDRQDEATCWQLIGDLEAAAGIHDLARQHRERAARLWQTIGEMNDTAAPPARPSSP is encoded by the coding sequence ATGAAATTCGGCTTACTGGGGCCGTTACATGCCCAGATCGCCGAACGTGCGGTCCAGCTGAACGGACCGCGGCAGGCCAAGGTGTTGGCCGCGCTTCTGATCGACGCCAACAGCACGGTCTCCTTGGAACGGCTCGTCGCCGTGATGTGGGACGCCGACGCGCCCGCCACCGCGGTCCGCCAGGTCCAGGACGCCGTTTCCGGGTTGCGCCGCAACCTCACCGCCTGCGGAGCGCCCCGCTCCTTGATCAGTACGCACCGCGGCGGCTATGCGATCCATGTGGCCCGAGACCAGCTCGACCTGCTGGAGTTCGACCACGAGCGGCACCTCGCCGGGCAGCAAGTGGCCCCGCGCGAGGCGGCGGTCGCGCTGCGGCGGGCGCTGGCGTGCTGGCGGGGCAGCGCCCTGATGGACATCTCCAGCCGGGTCCTTGAGATCGATGCGGCGCGCTTGAACGAGAGACGCGCGGCCACGCACAAACAGTGCCTGGCCATCGAACTCGACCTGGGGCGTCACCGGGAGGTCATCGACGAACTGGCCGACCTGCTCCGGGAGCACCCCTACGACGAGGATGTCGCCCAGCACCTGATAGTCGCTCTCTACCGGTGTCGACGGCAGGGCGAGGCGTTACAGGTGTACGAACGGCTGCGCCGGACACTGGCCGACGAGCTCGGTGTCGACCCCACTCCCTCGCTTCAGGCGCTACACCGGCGCATTCTGACCGGGGACCCCGCATTGACGCCTCCGGATCCGGCTCCGGCTCCAGCTCCGGACCGGGCCCCAGAGCCGTTGCCGGCTCCAGACCGGATGCCAGATGCAACAGCTGACGGGGTTGCGGCCCCGACGGCCGACCGGACTCCCGGCCCGAGAGCGGACCGGGCTCCGGACCCCACCCCGGCCCCGACTCCGGGCTCGGCTCACGGCCCGGCAACAGAGCGGCCCGCGGACTCGGATCGCCACCCCTCCCACACATCAGCACCCCAGCACCAGGACACGATGACCGGCCCCGTCATGGTGCTGCCGGTGCGTCAACTACCCCTCGACGTACCGGACTTCGTGGGCCGGGCCGACGCGCTGGACGAGATCGCGGGGCTGCTCGACGAGTCCGCGCCGAAGCGGGCGCCGGTGGCCGTCGTCGTGGGCGGGCCCGGCGTCGGCAAGTCCTGTCTGGTGACGCACGCCGCCCGGCTGGCGCGTGGCGGCTTCCCAGACGGGCAGCTCTACCTCAACCTCGCGGCGACGTCGGACGAACCGCGGGACCCCGGACTGATGCTGGCCGAAGCCCTGCGCGCGCTCTCGATCGCCGGCAGCGCGATCCCGAACAGCCTCGTCGAGCGGGCCGCGCTCTACCGGTCCCTCCTGGTGGACCGTCGCATGCTGGTGGTACTGGACGATGCCGGTCACGCCGATCAGGTGGTGCCGCTGCTGCCCGGAGCCGACGGCTGTGCCGTGTTGATCACCAGCCGCGCCCTGCTGACCCAACTCCCCGGCGCTCGGCACATCGACCTCGACGTGCTCAGGCGGGCGGAGGCGCGCGAGTTGTTCACGGGAATCGTCGGGCGCGACCGGGTCGAGCGGGAACCGGGCGAAGCCGACGCGATCCTCGACTGCTGCGGCAACCTGCCGCTGGCGATCCGGATCGCCAGCGGCAAACTCACGGGTCGCCCGGCCTGGTCACTGCGGGTGCTGCGGGAACGGATCGAGGACGAGTCCCGACGGCTGGCAGAGCTGAGGATCGGAGACCTCAGCGTGCGCGCCAGCGTCGAGCTGAGCCTGCGCTTGCTGCCCGCCGACGCGGTGCGCGCGCTGAGCCTGCTCGGCCTGCTCGGCGCCTACACGCTGCCCGGCTGGGTGGTCGGTCCGCTCCTCGACCGCCCGGACGGAGAGGAGGTGCTCGACATTCTCGTCGACGCCAGCCTGGTGCGGCTGGTCGCCACCGATGCCCTGGGCGAGCCCCGGTACCGGCTGCACGACCTGATCAGGACCTGCGCCGTGGAAATCGCGGCGCCGCTCGCGACGGCGGACAAGCGGGACGCGATCGTCCGTGTGCTGTCCGTCTGGCTCGATCTGGTCAGGCGTGGCACCGACCGGCTGCCGGGCGGACTGCTGGCCGCCCCGCGTGGCACGGCGCCCCGCCGGTCGCTGCCCGACACCGTCGTGGAGCGGCTCATGGCCGACGCGTTCGGCTGGTTCGACGTGGAGCGCGACAACCTGCTCGGTACGGTGAAACTGGCCGTGGACTGGGGCCTGGACGAGTTGGCCTGGGAGCTGGCGGCCGGTACGGCGACCTACTACGACCACCGGTGTCTGTATCAGGACTGGCAACACGGCCACCGGCTCGCGTTGGACGCGGCCGAGGCCGCCGGCAACGCGACGGGAGCGTCGGTGCTGCTGCGCGGCCTCGGCCAACTGCACATCTACCAGGACGAGTACGACCGTGCCACCCGTGCCCTCGAAGCCTCCATCGAGCTGTGCCGGGACACCGGGGACAAACGCGGCGAGGCACTGTCGTTGGCGACGCTCAGTACGGTCAGCCGGGTGCAGGGTCGTGACGCCGAAGCACTCGATCGCGTCGAGGAGGCGCTGGCCATCGCGGTCGGTGAGGGCGACCGTCACATCGAGGCACAACTCTCCTGCTCCATGGGCGTGATGCGACTCATGCAGGGCGAACTCGACGAGGCGGAGTCCTGGTTCACCGGAGCCCTGCGCCTGGCCCGGGACCTGGACGACGAGCACCGCGTGGCCGTCGTGCTACGGCGGTTCAGCAGACTGCACGACCGGCGGGCGGATCCGGACGAGGCGCTGCACTGCCTGAGACAGGCGCTCGCCACGTTCGAGAAGCTCGCCGATGAACGGTGCGCCGGGTACACGCTGCTGGAAGTCGGACGCGTATACGCCGGGCAGGACGACCGGAACCGTGCGACCCCCGCGTTGGAGCGTGCGGCGGCCCTGTTCCACCGACACGGCGACCGCCAGGACGAAGCCACCTGCTGGCAACTGATCGGGGACCTGGAAGCCGCCGCCGGAATCCATGACCTGGCTCGCCAACACCGGGAGCGTGCGGCGCGCCTGTGGCAGACGATCGGCGAGATGAACGACACGGCTGCTCCTCCGGCGCGGCCGTCGTCGCCGTGA
- a CDS encoding alpha/beta fold hydrolase, which translates to MRVETTRRVPVSGGSVDVRIGGRSGTALVFVHYWGGSADTWNGVLAHLPSEQRTVRFDQRGWGGSRALPGPYHLEQLADDLTRVVDACVPGPFVLVGHSMGGKVSQLVAGRRPAGLSGVFLVAPAPPEPPATVTEEYRHGLSHAYDSPETVRHALDHVLTATPLSETVRARAERDSLAAGCAARQEWPLRGIAQDITRTVRGIAAPVTVLAAENDMVEPPSVLRQHLLPHIPGATLTTVPEVGHLLPVEAPGAVAKALGEFAAFLDGT; encoded by the coding sequence CTGAGGGTGGAAACGACAAGGCGGGTTCCCGTGTCGGGCGGGAGCGTGGACGTACGGATCGGCGGCCGGAGCGGAACGGCGCTGGTCTTCGTCCACTATTGGGGAGGCTCCGCCGACACCTGGAATGGTGTGCTGGCCCATCTGCCGTCCGAGCAGCGGACAGTCCGGTTCGACCAACGCGGCTGGGGCGGCTCGCGGGCGCTGCCCGGTCCGTATCACCTCGAGCAACTCGCCGATGACCTGACCCGCGTCGTCGACGCGTGTGTGCCGGGACCGTTCGTCCTGGTCGGTCACTCCATGGGCGGGAAGGTGAGTCAGCTCGTCGCGGGCCGCAGGCCGGCCGGCCTCTCCGGCGTGTTCCTGGTCGCGCCCGCCCCGCCCGAGCCACCCGCCACCGTGACCGAGGAGTACCGCCACGGCCTGTCCCACGCATACGACTCACCCGAGACGGTGCGGCACGCGCTCGACCACGTCCTGACCGCCACACCGCTGTCCGAAACGGTGCGCGCCAGGGCCGAGCGCGACAGCCTCGCTGCCGGATGCGCGGCTCGCCAGGAGTGGCCACTGCGCGGAATCGCACAGGACATCACACGTACCGTGCGCGGCATCGCGGCTCCAGTGACCGTGCTGGCCGCAGAGAACGACATGGTGGAACCGCCGAGCGTCCTGCGTCAACACCTCCTGCCACACATCCCGGGTGCGACCCTCACCACCGTCCCCGAAGTCGGCCACCTCCTTCCGGTGGAGGCGCCGGGCGCCGTTGCGAAGGCTCTCGGTGAATTCGCCGCGTTCCTCGACGGCACCTGA